TGGGCGTGCGAGGCCGGATCGGCGTCGACTCCGCCGTACGCCTCGACCTCGGTCAGCCGGACCGCGACGTCGCCGGCGGTGACGACGCAGCCGAGCAGGCCCCGCGCGGCCAGCGGAACCGGCCCGGCGAGCAACGTCCGCAGATCGCTGCCGCCCGAGCCATCGATCGCGTCACGTCGCCCCACCGGAACCCGGCGGCGTCAGCGCGGGACGACCGACTCGGCGGCCCACTCCCGCCAACCGGCGAGCTGTTCCGTGACGCTCACGAGCTGGTCGGCGACGGGGCCCGGTCCGGTCGAGCCGGGCGTGGTCCGGGCCGCCAGGGCCGACCGGACCGACAGCACCTGCCGGACCCCGCCGTCCAGGTGCTCGCTGACCAGCCGCAGGTCGTCGTCGGAGACCTCGTCGAGGGCGCATTCGCGGGCCGCGCAGAGCGCCACCAGCTTGCCGGTGATCTCATGTGCGTCGCGGAACGGCACCCCCTTGAGAACCAACCAGTCGGCGACCTCGGTAGCCAGGGTGAACCCGACCGGGGCGGCGGCGGCAAGCCGGTCCACCCGTACCGTCATGGTGGAGATCATCCCGGCGAGAGCCGGCAGCAGCAGCGCCAGGGTGTCCACCGCGTCGAACGCCGGCTCCTTGTCCTCCTGCATGTCCCGGTCGTAGGTCAACGGCAGGCCCTTGAGCATGGTCAGCACCGCGACCAGCCCACCGACAAGGCGTCCGGACTTGCCCCGGGCCAGCTCGGCGATGTCGGCGTTCTTCTTCTGCGGCATGATCGACGAACCGGTGGCGAAGGCGTCGTCCAGCTCCACCCAGCCGAACTCCTGGGAGGTCCAGAGCACCACCTCCTCGCCGAGGCGGGACAGGTGCACCCCGATCAGCGCGGTGACGAACAGGAACTCGGCGGCGTAGTCCCGGTCGGCGACGGCGTCCATCGAGTTGGCGAACGACGTCTCGAAGCCCAGCTCCTTGGCGACCACGCCCGGATCCAGCGGCAGACCGGAGCCGGCCAGCGCGCCCGCGCCCAACGGGGACACCGCCGTACGCAGGTCCCAGTCCCGCAGCCGGTCCAGGTCCCGCAGCAGCGGATGCACGTGGGCGAGGAGCCAGTGCCCGAAGGTCACCGGCTGGGCGTGCTGCACGTGGGTCATCCCCGGAGCCGGCGTGTCCAGATGCCGCTCGGCCTGCTCGACCAACGCGGCGGCCAGCTCGATCAGCCGCACCGCCAGCCCACGGGCGTGATCCCGCAGATACAGCCGCAGGTCCGTGGCGACCTGGTCGTTGCGGGACCGCCCGGCCCGCAGCTTGCCGCCGAGCGAGCCCAGCCGCTCCAGCAGCCCGCGTTCCAGCGCGGTGTGCACGTCCTCGTCGTCGATCGTCGGCCGGAACGACCCGGAGGCGCAGGCCGCCTCCAGGTCGTCCAACGCCGCGAGCATCCGACCCAGTTCGTCCGGGTTCAGCAGGCCGGCGGCGGCCAGCACCCGGGCGTGCGCCCGGGAACCAGCGATGTCGTACGGGGCGAGCCGCCAGTCGAACTGGACGCTGACCGACAACCGGGCCAGCGCTTCGGCCGGCCCGCCGGCGAAGCGTCCACCCCACAGGCTGGTGCGGTTCGGGCTGGCGGTGTTCTCGGTCAGGCTCTTGTCGTCCACGGCGACCATTGTGGGGGTCAGGAACCGGAGCCGGACAACCGGGACTGGCCACCAGGGCCGGCGAGCCGGGTGTCGCGGGCGGTGGCCAGCCGGCTGGACAGCCCCCACAACTGCACGAACCCCTTGGCCTGGCTCTGGTCGAAGGTGTCGCCGGTGTCGTAGGTCGCCAGGTTGAAGTCGTACAGGCTGG
The sequence above is a segment of the Solwaraspora sp. WMMD406 genome. Coding sequences within it:
- the argH gene encoding argininosuccinate lyase; protein product: MVAVDDKSLTENTASPNRTSLWGGRFAGGPAEALARLSVSVQFDWRLAPYDIAGSRAHARVLAAAGLLNPDELGRMLAALDDLEAACASGSFRPTIDDEDVHTALERGLLERLGSLGGKLRAGRSRNDQVATDLRLYLRDHARGLAVRLIELAAALVEQAERHLDTPAPGMTHVQHAQPVTFGHWLLAHVHPLLRDLDRLRDWDLRTAVSPLGAGALAGSGLPLDPGVVAKELGFETSFANSMDAVADRDYAAEFLFVTALIGVHLSRLGEEVVLWTSQEFGWVELDDAFATGSSIMPQKKNADIAELARGKSGRLVGGLVAVLTMLKGLPLTYDRDMQEDKEPAFDAVDTLALLLPALAGMISTMTVRVDRLAAAAPVGFTLATEVADWLVLKGVPFRDAHEITGKLVALCAARECALDEVSDDDLRLVSEHLDGGVRQVLSVRSALAARTTPGSTGPGPVADQLVSVTEQLAGWREWAAESVVPR